A stretch of the Hippocampus zosterae strain Florida chromosome 16, ASM2543408v3, whole genome shotgun sequence genome encodes the following:
- the heatr6 gene encoding HEAT repeat-containing protein 6 isoform X1, translated as MAGLGDLPASSAPVIGRDLPVFPSVPLSADAAPFTPQGADAWQRGAWPQTEAERLFSRCAAKVRGLRADSSNLREELNLLFDQLISEPFNRSLEPNYNIQPEDVCILLVNATRLVPMNQEHLVVKLCKLVHHLLHQLRVIMDKQTLDILLKYLTAALEACSTWTHLGVLQALATVIYGNGQQCHQHLDNLLGEGGVLLLYGAPSQPDMDLRHAALACMANVCVRISGQPPLDDGHKSVCFSVFLQTLQAPRPDDSDELFYCIVLQAALKGLHCCLLGGKWKFGGDEVVGSVLAALKRLMFQGTPGVSVTWPAVLYPAPLSHYESPSARKPDDEAPKPTQAVKDGGGKATANKKRSSRGKAKKPSVEEGRRDDEDDGETAALALHKTGSEGKASVVSLYPSWKRNTSDSEFSDSEGSAQGKLRLQHARVRQGALHCLLAVVKWVEKRTLYGYWSSFIPEAPVGNGAAPPLTLLTIILKDPSPKVRTCALQALSAMLDGSRQFLAVAEDTASPRTSYTPFSFTLATAVRELHRSLSLALMAETSPQTLTQVIKCLAHLVSNAPYHRLRPGLLSSLWKQIRPYVRHRDTNVRVSALTLYGALVTTQAPLPEVQLLLRQPEGSTASGSFTPQDSRALSWRQPGDAPSPRAPRTPKEAEGGGPPWLLTLCAALVTQPRDEHSDSEGVGGSALEPSPVRLEALQVLSHLVRGYISLSQACLCEIGQLCARCLAESDPSIQLHGAKLLEELGTGIIQQYQAENAVPEGPSRVPLNQVVRFWTEVLSGPLNGALQNQQHPTLQTSACDTLASILPQAFAQLPDKMQLMCITVLLGLTYSDSDLVKMAAVRALGVYVLFPCLREDLMFVADTANAILAALDDRSSNIRAKAAWSLGNLTDTLLVNMDCVEVDFQKEMSDMLLLKMLQAATRSAADKDKVKSNAVRALGNLLHFLREAQLSRAAFRQPLEDAVRALVKTVQSVATMKVRWNACYALGKAFKNPDLPLESACWSGDALAALCKVVGSCKNFKVRIKSAAALAVPNHRRCYGDAERFGHVWRSLDAALRSSEETDDFLEYRYSASLRHTLSRALLHLLRLGLPSDLPAISASLAGVEGAGLREHLLKYLRAEGAAGEEKDAAAAGDSFDPQQRVQSLQQTVQRLKAMEVDTEESTKEALICFLEDLLKDSEEP; from the exons atggcGGGTCTTGGCGACTTACCGGCGTCGTCTGCGCCTGTCATCGGACGTGATTTACCCGTTTTCCCCTCGGTGCCTCTCTCCGCCGATGCCGCTCCGTTCACGCCTCAGGGGGCCGACGCGTGGCAGCGCGGCGCCTGGCCGCAGACGGAAGCCGAGCGGCTCTTTAGCCGCTGTGCCGCTAAGGTGCGTGGGCTGCGGGCAGACTCGAGCAACCTGCGGGAGGAGCTCAACCTCCTTTTCGACCAGCTCATCTCCGAGCCCTTCAACCGCAGCTTAGAGCCCAACTATAACATTCAGCCGGAG GATGTTTGCATCCTGCTGGTGAATGCCACTCGTCTTGTGCCCATGAATCAAGAACATTTGGTTGTCAAGCTATGCAAGCTCGTGCACCACCTCCTCCACCAGCTCAGG gtaATAATGGACAAACAGACCCTGGACATCCTGCTGAAATACTTGACGGCCGCGTTGGAAGCGTGCAGCACGTGGACGCACCTCGGGGTCCTGCAGGCGCTTGCCACCGTTATCTACGGCAACGGACAGCAGTGCCACCAG cacctcGACAACCTGCTGGGAGAAGGCGGAGTCCTCCTGCTCTATGGCGCCCCCTCTCAGCCTGATATGGATCTACGTCACGCGGCCCTCGCCTGTATGGCCAACGTCTGTGTCAG GATTTCGGGTCAGCCGCCGCTGGATGACGGGCACAAGAGCGTGTGTTTCTCGGTCTTCCTGCAAACGCTGCAGGCGCCCCGACCGGACGACAGCGATGAACTCTTTTACTGCATT GTGCTCCAGGCCGCGTTAAAAGGACTCCATTGTTGTCTGCTGGGCGGGAAGTGGAAGTTCGGTGGCGACGAGGTGGTTGGATCGGTGCTGGCCGCTCTCAAG AGGCTCATGTTCCAAGGAACTCCGGGTGTCAGCGTGACGTGGCCTGCCGTGCTCTACCCAGCGCCTCTCTCACACTACGAGAGCCCTTCCGCACGCAAACCCGACGACGAAGCCCCGAAACCGACGCAGGCGGTGAAGGACGGCGGGGGGAAAGCGACTGCG aaCAAGAAAAGGAGTTCCAGAGGGAAGGCTAAGAAGCCGAGCGTGGAGGAGGGCAGGCGGGACGACGAGGATGACGGCGAGACGGCGGCTTTGGCGCTtcacaaaacaggaagtgaaggcAAAGCTTCGGTGGTTTCTTTGTACCCCTCGTGGAAGCGGAACACTTCGGATTCGGAGTTTTCTGACTCGGAAGGCAGCGCGCAGGGCAAGCTAAG GCTTCAGCATGCCCGCGTCCGCCAGGGGGCGCTGCACTGCCTGCTGGCCGTGGTCAAGTGGGTGGAGAAGCGGACACTGTACGGCTACTGGTCCTCCTTCATTCCGGAAGCTCCTGTCGGAAACGGAGCAGCACCGCCGCTCACGCTGCTCACCATCATACTGAAAGACCCCTCGCCCAAG GTCCGTACGTGCGCGCTGCAGGCGCTGTCGGCCATGCTGGACGGTTCCCGGCAGTTCTTGGCCGTGGCGGAGGACACGGCGTCGCCGCGCACTTCCTACACGCCGTTTTCTTTCACCTTGGCCACCGCCGTCCGAGAGCTCCACCGTTCCCTCAGTTTGGCTCTCATGGCCGAGACGTCTCCTCAAACTCTCACGCAGGTCATCAAG TGTTTGGCCCACCTGGTGTCCAATGCGCCGTACCACCGCCTGAGGCCCGGCCTGCTCAGCTCACTATGGAAGCAGATACGACCATATGTGCGCCACAGAG ACACAAACGTGCGCGTGTCGGCCCTGACGCTCTACGGCGCTTTGGTGACGACTCAGGCGCCGCTTCCTGAGGTGCAGCTCCTCCTCCGGCAGCCAGAGGGCAGCACCGCGAGTGGCTCCTTCACGCCGCAGGACTCTCGCGCCCTCAGCTGGCGACAACCGGGCGACGCCCCCTCGCCGCGGGCTCCCCGCACGCCAAAGGAGGCGGAGGGCGGCGGCCCGCCGTGGCTGCTGACGCTGTGCGCCGCGCTGGTGACGCAGCCCAGGGACGAGCATTCGGACAGCGAGGGCGTCGGAGGCTCGGCCTTGGAGCCGTCGCCGGTGCGCCTGGAGGCCCTGCAGGTGCTTTCCCACCTGGTGCGAGGTTACATCTCGCTGTCCCAAGCGTGCCTGTGCGAGATCGGGCAACTCTGCGCTCGCTGCCTGGCCGAGAGCGACCCGTCCATACAGCTTCACGGCGCAAAG CTGCTCGAGGAGCTCGGAACCGGAATCATTCAGCAGTACCAGGCCGAGAACGCCGTTCCGGAGGGCCCGTCGCGGGTTCCCCTCAACCAA GTGGTGCGGTTCTGGACGGAGGTGCTGAGCGGGCCGCTGAACGGCGCGCTGCAAAACCAGCAACATCCCACCTTGCAGACCAGCGCCTGCGACACGCTCGCTTCCATCCTGCCGCAGGCCTTCGCTCAGCTGCCC GACAAGATGCAGCTGATGTGCATCACCGTCCTGCTGGGCCTCACCTACAGCGACAGCGACCTGGTCAAGATGGCGGCCGTCAGGGCTCTGGGCGTCTACGTGCTCTTCCCTTGCCTGAGAGAG GACTTGATGTTTGTGGCCGACACGGCCAACGCCATCCTGGCCGCCTTGGACGACCGATCCTCCAACATCCGCGCCAAGGCCGCATGGTCTCTCGGGAACCTGACCGACACGCTCCTTGTCAACAT GGACTGCGTGGAAGTCGACTTTCAGAAAGAGATGTCGGATATGTTGCTGCTGAAGATGCTGCAAGCGGCCACGCGGTCGGCGGCGGACAAAGACAAG GTGAAGTCCAACGCGGTGCGAGCCCTCGGCAACTTGCTGCACTTCCTGCGCGAGGCTCAGCTGAGCCGCGCGGCCTTCCGGCAGCCTCTGGAAGACGCTGTGAGAGCTTTGGTCAAGACTGTGCAGTCGGTGGCCACCATGAAGGTGCGCTGGAACGCCTGCTACGCTCTGGGCAAGGCCTTCAAGAATCCAGACCTGCCGCTCG AGTCCGCCTGCTGGTCCGGCGACGCCTTAGCCGCCCTTTGCAAGGTGGTGGGCTCCTGCAAAAACTTCAAGGTGCGCATCAAGTCCGCGGCAGCCCTGGCTGTGCCTAACCACCGTCGTTGCTACGGCGACGCAGAGCGCTTCGGTCACGTTTGGCGCTCACTGGATGCGGCGCTCCGGAGTAGCGAAGAGACGGACGACTTCCTGGAGTACCGCTACAGCGCCAGTCTGCGCCACACGCTCTCTCGGGCCCTGCTGCACCTGCTGCGTCTCGGGCTGCCGTCGGACCTACCCGCAATCTCCGCCTCGCTAGCCGGCGTGGAGGGCGCTGGCCTCAGGGAGCACCTGCTGAAGTACCTGCGAGccgagggggcggcgggggaggagaaggacgcggcggcggcgggggacaGTTTTGACCCCCAGCAAAGAGTCCAGAGTCTACAGCAGACGGTTCAAAGACTCAAGGCGATGGAGGTCGACACGGAGGAGAGCACGAAAGAGGCACTCATTTGCTTCTTGGAGGATTTGCTGAAAGACTCCGAGGAACCCTGA
- the heatr6 gene encoding HEAT repeat-containing protein 6 isoform X2 — MAGLGDLPASSAPVIGRDLPVFPSVPLSADAAPFTPQGADAWQRGAWPQTEAERLFSRCAAKVRGLRADSSNLREELNLLFDQLISEPFNRSLEPNYNIQPEVIMDKQTLDILLKYLTAALEACSTWTHLGVLQALATVIYGNGQQCHQHLDNLLGEGGVLLLYGAPSQPDMDLRHAALACMANVCVRISGQPPLDDGHKSVCFSVFLQTLQAPRPDDSDELFYCIVLQAALKGLHCCLLGGKWKFGGDEVVGSVLAALKRLMFQGTPGVSVTWPAVLYPAPLSHYESPSARKPDDEAPKPTQAVKDGGGKATANKKRSSRGKAKKPSVEEGRRDDEDDGETAALALHKTGSEGKASVVSLYPSWKRNTSDSEFSDSEGSAQGKLRLQHARVRQGALHCLLAVVKWVEKRTLYGYWSSFIPEAPVGNGAAPPLTLLTIILKDPSPKVRTCALQALSAMLDGSRQFLAVAEDTASPRTSYTPFSFTLATAVRELHRSLSLALMAETSPQTLTQVIKCLAHLVSNAPYHRLRPGLLSSLWKQIRPYVRHRDTNVRVSALTLYGALVTTQAPLPEVQLLLRQPEGSTASGSFTPQDSRALSWRQPGDAPSPRAPRTPKEAEGGGPPWLLTLCAALVTQPRDEHSDSEGVGGSALEPSPVRLEALQVLSHLVRGYISLSQACLCEIGQLCARCLAESDPSIQLHGAKLLEELGTGIIQQYQAENAVPEGPSRVPLNQVVRFWTEVLSGPLNGALQNQQHPTLQTSACDTLASILPQAFAQLPDKMQLMCITVLLGLTYSDSDLVKMAAVRALGVYVLFPCLREDLMFVADTANAILAALDDRSSNIRAKAAWSLGNLTDTLLVNMDCVEVDFQKEMSDMLLLKMLQAATRSAADKDKVKSNAVRALGNLLHFLREAQLSRAAFRQPLEDAVRALVKTVQSVATMKVRWNACYALGKAFKNPDLPLESACWSGDALAALCKVVGSCKNFKVRIKSAAALAVPNHRRCYGDAERFGHVWRSLDAALRSSEETDDFLEYRYSASLRHTLSRALLHLLRLGLPSDLPAISASLAGVEGAGLREHLLKYLRAEGAAGEEKDAAAAGDSFDPQQRVQSLQQTVQRLKAMEVDTEESTKEALICFLEDLLKDSEEP; from the exons atggcGGGTCTTGGCGACTTACCGGCGTCGTCTGCGCCTGTCATCGGACGTGATTTACCCGTTTTCCCCTCGGTGCCTCTCTCCGCCGATGCCGCTCCGTTCACGCCTCAGGGGGCCGACGCGTGGCAGCGCGGCGCCTGGCCGCAGACGGAAGCCGAGCGGCTCTTTAGCCGCTGTGCCGCTAAGGTGCGTGGGCTGCGGGCAGACTCGAGCAACCTGCGGGAGGAGCTCAACCTCCTTTTCGACCAGCTCATCTCCGAGCCCTTCAACCGCAGCTTAGAGCCCAACTATAACATTCAGCCGGAG gtaATAATGGACAAACAGACCCTGGACATCCTGCTGAAATACTTGACGGCCGCGTTGGAAGCGTGCAGCACGTGGACGCACCTCGGGGTCCTGCAGGCGCTTGCCACCGTTATCTACGGCAACGGACAGCAGTGCCACCAG cacctcGACAACCTGCTGGGAGAAGGCGGAGTCCTCCTGCTCTATGGCGCCCCCTCTCAGCCTGATATGGATCTACGTCACGCGGCCCTCGCCTGTATGGCCAACGTCTGTGTCAG GATTTCGGGTCAGCCGCCGCTGGATGACGGGCACAAGAGCGTGTGTTTCTCGGTCTTCCTGCAAACGCTGCAGGCGCCCCGACCGGACGACAGCGATGAACTCTTTTACTGCATT GTGCTCCAGGCCGCGTTAAAAGGACTCCATTGTTGTCTGCTGGGCGGGAAGTGGAAGTTCGGTGGCGACGAGGTGGTTGGATCGGTGCTGGCCGCTCTCAAG AGGCTCATGTTCCAAGGAACTCCGGGTGTCAGCGTGACGTGGCCTGCCGTGCTCTACCCAGCGCCTCTCTCACACTACGAGAGCCCTTCCGCACGCAAACCCGACGACGAAGCCCCGAAACCGACGCAGGCGGTGAAGGACGGCGGGGGGAAAGCGACTGCG aaCAAGAAAAGGAGTTCCAGAGGGAAGGCTAAGAAGCCGAGCGTGGAGGAGGGCAGGCGGGACGACGAGGATGACGGCGAGACGGCGGCTTTGGCGCTtcacaaaacaggaagtgaaggcAAAGCTTCGGTGGTTTCTTTGTACCCCTCGTGGAAGCGGAACACTTCGGATTCGGAGTTTTCTGACTCGGAAGGCAGCGCGCAGGGCAAGCTAAG GCTTCAGCATGCCCGCGTCCGCCAGGGGGCGCTGCACTGCCTGCTGGCCGTGGTCAAGTGGGTGGAGAAGCGGACACTGTACGGCTACTGGTCCTCCTTCATTCCGGAAGCTCCTGTCGGAAACGGAGCAGCACCGCCGCTCACGCTGCTCACCATCATACTGAAAGACCCCTCGCCCAAG GTCCGTACGTGCGCGCTGCAGGCGCTGTCGGCCATGCTGGACGGTTCCCGGCAGTTCTTGGCCGTGGCGGAGGACACGGCGTCGCCGCGCACTTCCTACACGCCGTTTTCTTTCACCTTGGCCACCGCCGTCCGAGAGCTCCACCGTTCCCTCAGTTTGGCTCTCATGGCCGAGACGTCTCCTCAAACTCTCACGCAGGTCATCAAG TGTTTGGCCCACCTGGTGTCCAATGCGCCGTACCACCGCCTGAGGCCCGGCCTGCTCAGCTCACTATGGAAGCAGATACGACCATATGTGCGCCACAGAG ACACAAACGTGCGCGTGTCGGCCCTGACGCTCTACGGCGCTTTGGTGACGACTCAGGCGCCGCTTCCTGAGGTGCAGCTCCTCCTCCGGCAGCCAGAGGGCAGCACCGCGAGTGGCTCCTTCACGCCGCAGGACTCTCGCGCCCTCAGCTGGCGACAACCGGGCGACGCCCCCTCGCCGCGGGCTCCCCGCACGCCAAAGGAGGCGGAGGGCGGCGGCCCGCCGTGGCTGCTGACGCTGTGCGCCGCGCTGGTGACGCAGCCCAGGGACGAGCATTCGGACAGCGAGGGCGTCGGAGGCTCGGCCTTGGAGCCGTCGCCGGTGCGCCTGGAGGCCCTGCAGGTGCTTTCCCACCTGGTGCGAGGTTACATCTCGCTGTCCCAAGCGTGCCTGTGCGAGATCGGGCAACTCTGCGCTCGCTGCCTGGCCGAGAGCGACCCGTCCATACAGCTTCACGGCGCAAAG CTGCTCGAGGAGCTCGGAACCGGAATCATTCAGCAGTACCAGGCCGAGAACGCCGTTCCGGAGGGCCCGTCGCGGGTTCCCCTCAACCAA GTGGTGCGGTTCTGGACGGAGGTGCTGAGCGGGCCGCTGAACGGCGCGCTGCAAAACCAGCAACATCCCACCTTGCAGACCAGCGCCTGCGACACGCTCGCTTCCATCCTGCCGCAGGCCTTCGCTCAGCTGCCC GACAAGATGCAGCTGATGTGCATCACCGTCCTGCTGGGCCTCACCTACAGCGACAGCGACCTGGTCAAGATGGCGGCCGTCAGGGCTCTGGGCGTCTACGTGCTCTTCCCTTGCCTGAGAGAG GACTTGATGTTTGTGGCCGACACGGCCAACGCCATCCTGGCCGCCTTGGACGACCGATCCTCCAACATCCGCGCCAAGGCCGCATGGTCTCTCGGGAACCTGACCGACACGCTCCTTGTCAACAT GGACTGCGTGGAAGTCGACTTTCAGAAAGAGATGTCGGATATGTTGCTGCTGAAGATGCTGCAAGCGGCCACGCGGTCGGCGGCGGACAAAGACAAG GTGAAGTCCAACGCGGTGCGAGCCCTCGGCAACTTGCTGCACTTCCTGCGCGAGGCTCAGCTGAGCCGCGCGGCCTTCCGGCAGCCTCTGGAAGACGCTGTGAGAGCTTTGGTCAAGACTGTGCAGTCGGTGGCCACCATGAAGGTGCGCTGGAACGCCTGCTACGCTCTGGGCAAGGCCTTCAAGAATCCAGACCTGCCGCTCG AGTCCGCCTGCTGGTCCGGCGACGCCTTAGCCGCCCTTTGCAAGGTGGTGGGCTCCTGCAAAAACTTCAAGGTGCGCATCAAGTCCGCGGCAGCCCTGGCTGTGCCTAACCACCGTCGTTGCTACGGCGACGCAGAGCGCTTCGGTCACGTTTGGCGCTCACTGGATGCGGCGCTCCGGAGTAGCGAAGAGACGGACGACTTCCTGGAGTACCGCTACAGCGCCAGTCTGCGCCACACGCTCTCTCGGGCCCTGCTGCACCTGCTGCGTCTCGGGCTGCCGTCGGACCTACCCGCAATCTCCGCCTCGCTAGCCGGCGTGGAGGGCGCTGGCCTCAGGGAGCACCTGCTGAAGTACCTGCGAGccgagggggcggcgggggaggagaaggacgcggcggcggcgggggacaGTTTTGACCCCCAGCAAAGAGTCCAGAGTCTACAGCAGACGGTTCAAAGACTCAAGGCGATGGAGGTCGACACGGAGGAGAGCACGAAAGAGGCACTCATTTGCTTCTTGGAGGATTTGCTGAAAGACTCCGAGGAACCCTGA
- the LOC127588597 gene encoding dynein light chain 2, cytoplasmic-like, translated as MAIDSNQSANRQEGKGGTCEKKHIVVPEDRRASPLRRLYRTLWSEKVLANMSDKKAVIKNADMSEEMQQDAVDCAMQAMEKYNIEKDIAAYVKKEFDKKYNPTWHCIVGRNFGSYVTHETKHFIYFYLGQVAILLFKSG; from the exons ATGGCCATTGATTCCAACCAATCAGCGAACAGGCAGGAAGGGAAGGGCGGTACTtgtgaaaaaaagcacattgtcGTTCCAGAAGACCGACGTGCTTCACCTCTGCGACGATTATACAGAACACTGTGGAGTGAAAAAG TCTTGGCCAACATGTCTGACAAGAAGGCAGTGATCAAGAATGCGGACATGTCCGAAGAAATGCAGCAAGACGCCGTGGACTGTGCCATGCAGGCCATGGAAAAGTACAACATTGAGAAGGACATCGCCGCCTATGTCAAAAAG GAGTTTGACAAGAAGTACAACCCCACGTGGCACTGCATCGTGGGCCGGAACTTCGGCAGCTATGTGACGCATGAGACCAAGCACTTCATCTACTTCTACCTCGGCCAAGTAGCCATCCTGCTCTTCAAATCGGGCTGA
- the LOC127588586 gene encoding serine/arginine-rich splicing factor 1-like: MSGGGIIRGPAGSNDCRIYVGNLPPDIRSKDVEDLFYKYGSIRDIDLKNRRGGPPFAFVQFEDPRDADDAVYGRDGYDYDGYRLRVEFPRSGRGGAAGPPRGRYGPPSRRSEYRVIVSGLPPSGSWQDLKDHMREAGDVCYADVNRDGSGVVEFVRKEDMTYAVHKLDNSKFRSHEGETAYIRVRMDGHRSPSYDRSRSRSRSKSRSRSYSPARRSRASPRYSPRRSRSNSRSRSRSRT; encoded by the exons atGTCTGGCGGAGGCATAATCCGCGGACCGGCGGGGAGCAACGACTGCCGCATCTACGTCGGCAACCTGCCGCCCGACATCCGCTCCAAGGACGTCGAAGATCTCTTCTACAAGTACGGTTCCATCCGCGACATCGATCTGAAGAACCGACGAGGGGGGCCGCCTTTCGCCTTCGTGCAGTTCGAGGACCCGAG GGATGCAGACGATGCTGTGTACGGTCGAGATGGCTATGACTATGATGGCTACCGACTGCGAGTGGAGTTTCCCCGCAGCGGCCGAGGCGGAGCGGCAGGCCCCCCCAGGGGCCGATATGGGCCCCCATCTCGACGGTCAGAGTACAGGGTCATCGTGTCAG gtcttCCTCCTAGTGGGAGCTGGCAGGACTTGAAGGACCACATGCGAGAGGCGGGCGACGTGTGCTATGCCGACGTGAACCGCGACGGCAGCGGCGTGGTGGAGTTTGTGCGCAAGGAGGACATGACCTACGCTGTGCACAAGTTGGACAACAGCAAGTTTCGCTCCCACGAG GGCGAGACGGCGTACATCCGCGTGAGGATGGACGGCCACCGCAGTCCCAGCTACGACCGCTCGCGCAGTCGCAGCCGAAGCAAGAGCCGATCGCGCAGCTACTCCCCTGCTCGACGCAGCCGGGCCTCGCCGCGCTACTCCCCGAGGCGCTCTCGCTCCAATTCCCGTTCCCGGTCTCGCTCCCGCACCTAA
- the lrrc32 gene encoding transforming growth factor beta activator LRRC32: protein MMSPLSHSNMAAFPLLFPLLVGCALTAVRPPRHRPSCHIVGTRVVCSDLSLTGTPADLPLGVRALDLSHNQLRNLSRDTLAGHTGLHRLDLHSNKIRFIQPGLFEAMPDLKVLDLSGNHLNEFALAKIQIGRLAAVESLDLSSNGLYTGMSDFFLADSPWLAELSLSRNSITKISQNTFSGAPSLRRISLHNNVILEIEDGAFDSLEGLVELDLSQNSIACITDFNLRRLRVLYLSRNSLELFQSTASAEPYHLAFLDLSENKLPFFPLLPANNTIRHLDLSRNRLHSVNVTDAAETKTPETVLRHLKHLDLSYNRLTDLPESFFRTTTSLEVLNVSNNCVSSFSVSDKDLLPAAKIINLNYNSLERLSLGEGSLQALEELFLQGNDLSTLAHQTFQRLPSLKLLQLQENNLRVCSSETKPDQNPAQCVSFFSVPNLRTLYLSQNNLKSLPDRAFANTPLNSLDLSLNPGLEMHRDSLAGLEDSLVELLLRENNISRLNADVSSLRSLKLVDLSTNHLTSLPAWKRELSIETLNLQNNSLVTLERGTVAALEHSLKTLYVGDNPLSCCGNPDLVRLLQHSAVVVPDIEAATCVLADGSEPVNIEKVTREMCRGRKEAKYVVVVIVGVVFLAAIALGVLVKYCKSRKGKHIRRFSA from the exons ATGATGTCCCCCTTGTCCCACAGCAACATGGCCGCCTTCCCGTTGCTCTTCCCGCTTCTGGTCGGCTGCGCGCTGACGGCGGTCCGCCCGCCTCGCCATCGCCCTTCCTGCCACATC GTGGGGACGAGGGTGGTCTGCAGCGATCTGAGCCTCACCGGCACCCCCGCCGACCTCCCCTTGGGCGTCCGAGCGCTGGACCTCTCGCACAACCAGCTGCGGAATCTCAGCCGCGACACCCTCGCCGGCCACACGGGCCTGCATCGCCTGGACCTGCACTCCAACAAGATCCGCTTCATTCAGCCGGGACTTTTTGAAGCCATGCCTGACCTCAAAGTCTTGGATCTCTCCGGCAATCATCTCAACGAGTTTGCTCTGGCCAAAATTCAAATCGGAAGACTGGCGGCGGTGGAGTCTCTGGATCTTTCCAGTAATGGCTTGTACACGGGGATGTCAGACTTTTTCCTCGCCGATTCTCCTTGGCTGGCGGAGCTATCGCTGAGCAGGAACAGCATCACCAAGATCTCGCAAAACACTTTCAGCGGCGCCCCGTCCCTGAGGAGGATCAGCCTCCACAACAACGTCATTTTGGAGATCGAAGACGGCGCCTTTGACTCTCTTGAAGGCCTCGTGGAACTGGACTTGTCCCAGAACTCCATCGCCTGCATCACAGACTTCAATTTGAGACGGCTGAGAGTGTTATACCTCAGCAGGAACAGCCTGGAGCTCTTCCAGAGTACCGCATCGGCCGAGCCGTACCATCTCGCTTTTCTGGATCTGAGCGAAAACAAACTGCCTTTTTTCCCACTGCTGCCCGCCAACAACACAATCCGACACCTGGACCTGTCGCGCAACCGCCTGCATAGCGTTAACGTGACGGATGCGGCCGAGACCAAGACACCCGAGACCGTTCTGAGGCACCTGAAACACTTGGACTTGAGTTACAACCGGCTCACGGACTTGCCGGAGTCCTTCTTTCGCACCACGACGTCGCTGGAAGTCCTCAACGTGAGCAACAACTGCGTCAGTTCGTTTTCCGTCAGCGACAAAGACCTCCTTCCCGCAGCCAAGatcatcaacctgaactacaacTCCCTAGAGAGACTTTCCTTGGGCGAAGGCAGTCTCCAGGCTTTGGAGGAGCTCTTCCTGCAAGGTAACGACCTTAGCACCCTAGCGCATCAAACGTTCCAGAGACTTCCGAGTCTGAAACTACTACAGCTCCAGGAGAACAATCTTCGAGTGTGCTCCTCAGAGACAAAACCAGATCAAAATCCTGCGCAATGCGTCTCGTTCTTTTCCGTTCCGAATCTCCGGACCCTTTACCTTTCTCAGAACAATCTGAAGAGTTTGCCGGACAGAGCGTTTGCCAACACGCCTCTCAACTCGCTAGACTTGTCCCTCAATCCCGGTTTGGAGATGCACCGGGACTCCTTGGCCGGTCTGGAGGACTCCCTGGTCGAGCTCCTTCTTAGGGAGAACAACATTTCCCGCCTGAACGCGGACGTGTCATCGCTGAGGAGCCTGAAACTGGTCGACCTGTCCACCAACCACCTGACCAGCCTCCCCGCGTGGAAGCGAGAGCTGTCTATCGAGACCCTCAACTTGCAGAACAACAGCCTGGTCACTCTGGAGCGAGGCACCGTGGCGGCGTTGGAGCACTCGCTGAAGACGCTCTACGTGGGCGACAATCCGCTCAGCTGCTGCGGAAACCCGGACTTGGTGCGCCTGCTGCAGCACTCGGCAGTGGTGGTGCCCGACATCGAGGCGGCGACTTGCGTTCTCGCCGATGGCTCGGAACCGGTCAACATCGAGAAAGTGACCCGGGAAATGTGTCGGGGACGAAAGGAAGCCAAAtatgtcgtcgtcgtcatcgttgGGGTTGTGTTCTTGGCTGCGATTGCCTTGGGAGTGCTGGTGAAATACTGCAAGTCGAGGAAGGGGAAGCATATCCGAAGATTTAGCGCGTGA